TTAACAAAATTTATTTTTCTTAAAAAACTTAAAAAAATTTTATTATAATTTCAGTAAATATCAAGCAAATTTCACAAAATTTCTCTTAAAGTATTGGCTTTTTGCATCCAAGACTTTAATTCTTCATTTTTATCCTCTTCAATCATCTTTTTACAAAATTCTAATTCTTTTTGAAAAAATTCAATGGAGCTTAAAACATTATCTTTGTTTTGTTCAAAAATACTCCCCCACATGATAGGAGATGATTTAGCAATCCTACTCATACCCTTAAAAGAACCGCCCGCTAAATGAACGATATTTCTTTTATCCTCCTCTTTCATCACAAAATTTGCTAAAGAAAAACTAATCACATGCGGTAAATGTGAAATAATAGCAGCATGATGATCATGTGCCGTGCTATCCATAAAAACAATCCTCATACCCAAATGCGAAAAAATTTCCACTGCTCTTTTTTGGTGCAAATCATCAGCCACTTCACTATCGCACAACACACAAACAGCATCCTTATAAAGCTCTTTAAAAGCTGCTTTTGGACCACTATTTTCAGTTCCTGCCATAGGATGGGCAAAAAGAGTTTGTTTGGTAAGTTTTGCGGGTAATTTTTCTATGATTTTTCTTTTTGTACTTCCAAGCTCTATAATAGTTATATTTGAAGGTAGATCCACTAATTTTTGTAAAATCTCTATAATGGCATTTACAGGTGTTGCAATAAAAATCATATCACATAAATGCAAATTTTCAAATTCTATAAGCTCATGAACGAGTCCTAATTTTAAAGCATCTTGCTCATTTTCTTTATTTGAGTCTAAACCATACACACAAGAAATTAATTTATTTTCTTTTAAGCAAAGTCCTAAAGAACCCCCTATTAATCCAAGCCCTATAATCGCTACTTTCATAATATTATCTCAATCCCTTTGTTAAATTTTTTCTGCTATTATACAAATTTTTAATAAAGCTTTAGGTAAAAATAAATGAAAAAAATCATCAGCATTTGTGCCTTGGTTGCACTGAGTAATGCAGCAGTAATTAAAGAAATTAAATTTAGCGGATTAAATCATCTTTCAAATGCAAGTGCTTTAAATCTCACAGGATTGAAAATCGGCGAAACAATAAATCTTGATAAAATAAATACCGCCATACTTAACCTTTATAAACAAAATTATTTCGAAAATATTGCCGTAGAAGAAGATAATGGTGTTTTAAATATCATCGTCACAGAAAAACCAAGCATAGCTAAAATAAGCATTACAGGAATTGCATCTAATGATAGAAAGCAAGTAGAAAGTATTTTGGGTATAAAAAGAGGAACCTTGTTTGATGAAGCAAGTGCTAAAGAAGCAAGCGAACGCATCAAAGCTTATTACGAAGCTAAAAGCTATTTTGATACCATAGTAGAATACAGAAAAAAAACTCTAGAAAATACCGAGGGGTTAGAGCTTGAATTTATAGTCAATCGCGGAGAAAATATTATCATTAATAATGTCAATTTAAGCGGAGCAGAGAAATTTTCGTATTCAGATATTGAACCTGCTATAGTCAATAAAGAAAAAGAATTTATGGGCTGGATGTGGGGAAGAAATGATGGAAAACTTAAAATTTTTGAACTAAGCAATGATAGTGCAAGAATCAGTGATGAATATATGAAAAAAGG
The window above is part of the Campylobacter coli genome. Proteins encoded here:
- a CDS encoding prephenate dehydrogenase, with protein sequence MKVAIIGLGLIGGSLGLCLKENKLISCVYGLDSNKENEQDALKLGLVHELIEFENLHLCDMIFIATPVNAIIEILQKLVDLPSNITIIELGSTKRKIIEKLPAKLTKQTLFAHPMAGTENSGPKAAFKELYKDAVCVLCDSEVADDLHQKRAVEIFSHLGMRIVFMDSTAHDHHAAIISHLPHVISFSLANFVMKEEDKRNIVHLAGGSFKGMSRIAKSSPIMWGSIFEQNKDNVLSSIEFFQKELEFCKKMIEEDKNEELKSWMQKANTLREIL